The genomic DNA CTTAGGGGTGCTGTCCCCAAACTTTATAGGTACCCTCAGGGCATGTTGCTGATGATGCATACCAAGTTTTGTAACAATGCaccaatgcatttgtaaaatacagcatataatgacaaaattcaaaatggccaacaCCCAATATGGCCGACATATGAAAATTGGGTACAGTCAACTCATCATGCCCCAAGGAACCTAAAGAGACCAGTCTCATAATTTTAGgtcaaactattcagaagttataagcagaaatagccattttttatatatcctgaccactaggtggcgctgtgccGAAACGGCGCAGGTATCCTTAATTCATGATGGCTATACcatataccaagttttgtttcaatACGCAAAAGCATTGCGAAGATACggcctcacgtccattttggcgtgctccCAATCGAATTCATTGATGCGTTATTCAagaacggtttggtctatcaaaaagcttttaataactttttgtttTCAGTGTTCCTAGATGATACGTGCCAaatttcgtgcaaatcggacttACAGTCTAGGAAGAGTtcgaaaaagtattttttttgggAAAATTTTAAATGCCGGAAAATCTAGTCGGCCATCTTCGGTGCTTTGCCTCTAACAAGTCTTACTATGTTtcacagttttgcttctcaagtcaaTTAAtttggatgtttagatatttttactggaaaacgagagaaaatactgattaagacaatactttttatttttttatttaattgttttctaaCTGTGTATTTAATTTCAGGCGTGACAGCTGTTCGGGAGGTTTTCGAGGAAACTGGGGTCCGATCTGAATTCCGATCTCTCCTGAGTATTCGTCAGCAGCACAATCATCCCGGAGCATTTGGTATGTCCGATATGTACCTGATCTGCAGACTCAGTCCGCTTTCGTTCGACATCAACTTCTGCACTCAGGAATGTCTGCGCTGTGAATGGCTGGATTTAGCTGAACTCGTCAAGACCAGCGAGACGACGCCGATCACAAGTCGTATCGCAAAAATTCTACTGTATGGTTTGGAAAAGGGCTTTCACAACATCGACCTCACAATGGAGGAGCTGCCGGCGGTGTATTCTGGCATGTTCTATCAACTCTACCACAGACGGCTGCCAGAGTCGTGAGAGATGTTGTAAATGTAATTGAACCCTTTACACTCTTAACACTAAAGGTTCCAGTGGAAACCAAAAAACGGTTTTACAGTTGGATAGCATAAGAGAAACAAGTTACACAAGGTGaaactgtcaagaacatgccAGGGtaaaatttcaccccaaaatcaatggaaaaattgAAGAATTtggattttgcataaaaaaaattaataataattaagcctatttttaggactgtTTCGATTGTTCACattgtcacatttgtttttaatgctaATTAAACACATTTCCCCAAAATTAAAATCAACTAATTTTGAATATGTGGAAATGTGCTTAatcgtcatgaaaataatatcacgttttatttaggcaacatatacagtaaattattattattattattattattattatttatataattgtcATTAAATTTGGGAAAAATATGTCCTAGACATTTCTTTTGCGTTTCACCCATTAACTTTTAATTCTCTAGTTCTTTTGAAAAGCATCTATGTACTGATGTACAGAGCTTATTTTCTGccaattttaaattaataattaaaatgaaaaaatgaaaataaacagatTAACTATTTCATTACCTTTCGGATACATGCTGTATTCCTCTTATTAAAATAAGATCCTCAGCATGGTAAATGCTTTAGGTCTTCCACATTTCTTTTgtttaattactattattaaattgattaattttaaTAACGGCAAATAATTgacaaataaaagtgaaaaataaaagatatgaaaGATATGAAAGTGTTTTTCATAAGAAGTTTCCTGTGGAAATGAAATGGTTAATGGGGTTTTAGTTTCATTTTCGTTTttatcattgtatttatttattacaaattgGCAGAAAATAAGTGCCACGCTGatgctttaaccctttaagctctgaaggtgtttttaaagatttcctgtttcagtggcatacccaaaattaaaggcttataactcgaaaaaataaaataaaaaaatagggtcaagtgtttggtatcattgtaaagaaaacttttcaaattttttaatgatatagtttATGATACATCCTGAGACTctaagcctaagaaactgctgaaaaataacaaaaaaaatttaacttttttttttattattatttttcttatttgacattatatatctctgggtgtaaataaaactccttttgttttgttcccagtcatgtcaactgtaattttgtgttgatacgacaaagcaatcaaaagttatagcattacaaatataatttattatagtgtacaaaaatgtctccaaacaaataaaacataataatggtacataagaactaattacacatgtaaacacaacaatgactaaaggtttgcatagcatgcagacatgattttagtaatgagatttcacagaatgagtttcattctgtgtcatttgagtcatcattgagtctgtgtcatgtatttggcgccatctcctggtggtcatatgtaacattgtgcttcatgtggattatctaatgatctatgcatctgattaccttgtgtgtgggctcgtttgaaagataatcacctcctccctgttccgtttattttttgtgacgttataagtgaaaatgcggcatataagcaacaccaacataattgtcaaagacatatatttagctattactcgctatattttaaaacaaataagctggttgtattctactctttaagatctttccaacaacatatgacacatggctatttgatcagattgatgtttttactgatgacaaaaatatatacagtgcaattgttttgataaattatcaaaactgaacacttctgatttgtctgcaaatttcaaagcacttgttcagttttggtcataatgtctacatgcattggaaagtagagcttctaagctttcaaacgatacctattttgtgttggtcaagactattgttattaatatttcaacaatatttttttttttatttcttggtaAAAGAACCTAGAATGACACATCAAGAGATTTTTAAGAAGTGTTTCTTCATAAAAAGTCGTTTCTCAGAGCCactgaagaacctttattttaagAGTGTATGAAACCGAATGAGGGTCAAATGTAAGATTTGGTTCTTAAGGGGCCAGTATCAGTTTCTGACATATTATGGTATGATATCTACCTCCAACAAAGTACCTACGTAAATGCATCTGCCTTGAAGTACGGTCCTTTTGTATCCATGAAAACTGTTCTTTGAAGCGCACAAAAACTGAATTCTtgaatgtacactaccagtcctAGAGTTTGAACACATCTACTCAATCTTCATcattaaaactatgaaaaaacacaaatggaagtcTAGGAATTTATATAGTAATtagaaaaatgtgaaacaaatataataacaTACATCTTCACAATTTATATTAACAAAAGTAATTTATGCATAATGGTtcttaaaatcatgagaaacataaattcagtcttttccaaactttttccaaacatgaacataaattaatgtccaaacttttgactgattGTGTAcctgtaaaaattaaaaactgtTACAAACTGTTGTTTGGCAAATGTATCTAAACTGACTTTTCTCAGCCAAGATGATAAATGAAAAAGTGAATAAAGTTCAATGAAAACATTCATGATGTACTAAGCATCCCTTCATTAATGCAACAAAATGTGTTTACAAAATCCCTTTGTTtctataaaatacacaatatagataTACCTACAAGTATATAAGCCTTTTGCATAAAGAATAAAAACCTCTAAGGAGCAGCATTAAATAAACTCACATTTTGTGGCTGTTCTAACATTCCTGTGAGATCTGGAACCTTCTCCTTAGAACAAAAACCGCAGTCACAAATTCAAGAAAGTGCTCTGGTCTAAAAGTGATAGCAGCTGAATTCTTCAAAACAACCCTACTGCCCTTTGTGGAATAATGTATTTTGGAAAGTTGGGTCTGAAGTCATATTGGTGGGATTTGTTCTTGACGTCGGTATTGACGAAACCGTGGAGTCTCTTCAGTGGATGTTGCTGATATATGAACAAATGGTCTCCAAGTACTGTTTTGGAAATGTTCCTAGATATAGCTGTTGAAGGAGAACGTTTCCACGGCATGTTTCCCAAGATTGGGGTCTTACTGAAAAATCTGCACTTTAAAAAATGGCTTTGAGCAATCCAGATGACCTTTAACCTTTTCAGGTGTGTTTTCGATGAGCAAATTTTGGTTTGTCAGGTTTGTTAGAAGTGCGTGTACGTCAGTGAGCTGTCAGCCTTAAAACAGCATCTTGCAATCAGCATTTGGCAGACATGGGTAGGAAAAGAATGGCCTTCTGGCCCGGGCCGGTCTTAGAACCGCTCTTATACTGGCCTGTTCTCTTCAAAGCCACGTACCAGTCCGGGTATTTCCGGGATCTGTAGGTGTTGTAATTGTTCGACTCCAAGTGTTCGAAGAAATAACATTCATCTGTTGCTCTTctctgaaagagaaagagaaagagagagagatttaatcACTAAACACATTAATACTGTAGCTCTTATTGTGGGAAAGTCCAAAAATCAGAGACCAAAAGTGCGCCTTGTGCATCAGTTTAAAAaagtccttagaggacaaaaatgtccaagtcaaaaaactgccaaaataatattatatattaatattattttcactttcaatgagttcatttttttaaccaacatcagtcctgatcataactaccaaatattgattcattttcaggattttaaccctttaaatgccagtttgtttatataatgccactgttattttacacacacacacacacacacacacacacacacacacatttctcaatacatgcatacaaaacacactctgacatccatatcaacacacacacacacaattttagctgcatcatgtattcagttgtcctgcagtgctctataatacagcaaacagaaaataggggaaaagcttgtatttgctccataggctaaacatgtgaaaaatggcgccatctggtggaaaatattaaaaatgtaaattttgaagccagggctctggaatgaaagcataatatcatagaattcatgattttatgctttaatggcactgggatcaaatattgcagttttaatgggtttcaatggggacatttttgtcctgaaggtcctgcgtgtgactattttgtgtacacagtgtattatagatgtattataggaactgaggttgaaatatcaaactTCCCCCAAAATTTATGCcactggcattaacacagccaaaatgatcaaaaaaacaaaaatgaaaaagacaaaaatgtccagaaggtcgcacaagggttaaaaatgtTCAAAGAGGTACAAAGGCtatttttattgttctaacaaaaatTTATTATAAGGACTTgtttaaggacgcgtcaatgtacacctgcatcagatggatgcttttagaGCGTCTTGGTTGCATCACAtcataaacataacatttttaggtcactgtgtcaagttaaacgtggtttaatacttagaaaaacacgtcttgagatccctgtgttCAGATTAGCGCTCCTTCAAGCTGTTTAAatacaagaacgtgttctcatcttgtgctgtctgctgtcagtaagtgtggtttgttctctgtataagctgctcgttgcctatacagctggagtttcacttactgccccctggagaaaacaggtggtattacaagcttgaattgctcaggatatgattaatttagcaatattttttatataattaatcgcattgaattaacgcgttaaatcgacagccctatttaTGATAGAAcataacaaatattatttattttggtaggtatttctttattttacacagaaaaaaatataaacatcattCAACGCAATAAATGtatgttattaattaataaaccatcagtttttcatataggcattttcatgcttattaccgatATACCGATcgtttaatttggtcaataattggcatATAAATATCGGTGGcagatacatcggtgcatccctagtagaCAATTATTTTGATGACAAGCTTTGGCATTTCAGGATATCCAAATGCAACCTTTGAGATGCTATGTGATGATATTGATGATGTTCTCTGAGCAAATTATGTTTTCacactagaggtcaaccgatagtgtattttgccgataccgatatctacgTTGGTGGGAAAGACCTATAACCACTTAattcggccgatagtttttaaaatcgatttatagaatgtaaaaaaaaaaatctttactgtGGTGGGCAAAGACAGAGTCCCAGaagcagttttttgttcaaccaaaatcctaataataagaaaaaataatatttggtgCAAAACGCAGGGCTTTTATGTATAAACAGGCCCGAAACACACCGAGGACCCTTTTTTTGAAATGATAAAGCATCAAAACTATTGAGTAGTGGGCATTTATCATTTATTATCTGCATGAGTTCAATATCACTGGCAGCCCAGCATGTAAACATTCCCAATAAATGATATCAGGGAAATAGATTTTCTCCCTTTCCTAGTAGCAGCAGTctaatgttttttaaatcagatctGGAAAATGTTTCCCAGGAATGTGGAACTGTCAGGAGAGCTCGCTGGACACATGTTTTTGTAGCCTTTGTAATGTTGACATGTTCTTCAttttaaagtcaaaataaaatggtgttcGAAAGACATTTTACCTCTGTGATCAGATGTGACATTTGACTTTAAAATCACCCTGCATGGCTTCTTTTTCTTTAAGTTGAAAACTTttgttatattgttacatttgaaCTTTCTGAACATTCTAAAACAGATTTAACCCTAAAACAGTTTCTCAGCTAATCTggttatcatttatcatagttgggtctgttttgagtatgtggGTCACAAATTTTAAGGGAGGAAAAAGGGTTAATCCAcaatattacacatttattacacttacacatgttatacatgcaaccttaaagctaaacttttctcagtttttttacacacacacacacacacacacacacgttggtgcagctatcattatgaggactctccatagacataatgatttttatactgtacgaactatagattctatcccctaaccctaaccctacccctaaacctaaccctcacaaaaaactttctgcatttttacattttcaataaaacataatttagtatgtttttttaagcgatttgaattatggggaccgactgattgtccccacaacatcaaaaatttcaggttttactatccttgtggggacatttgttccccacaatgtagggaatagctggacacacacacactcactcacacacacactctctctctctctctcacactcacacactctctcacactcacacacacacacacacactctcacactcacacacacacacacacacacacacacacactctctctctcacactcacacacacacacacacacactctctcacacactcacacacacaaacacactcacactcacacacacacacacacacacacacactctcacactcacacacacacaaacacacacacaaacacacacacacactctctcacacactcacgcacacaaacacactcacacacacacatacactctctcacactcacacacacacacacacactctctctctcacactcacacactctctcacacacaaacacactcacacactctctctcacactcacacactctctcacactcacacacaaacacactcacacacacacactctcacactcacacacagaatcacactcgcacacacacacacacacacactctcacactcacacacacaaacacactcacacacacacacacactctcacactcacacacacaaacacactcacacacacacacacacacacacacactctctctctctcacactcacacacacacacacacactcacacacagaatcacactcgcacacacacacacacacacacacacacactctctcacacactcacacacacaaacacactcacacacacacactctctcacactcacacacacaaacacacacacactctcacacacactctctctctctctctctctctcacactcacacacacaaacacacacacacacacacactcacacacacactctcacacactctctctctctctctctctcacacacacatacacacacacacacactcactcactgacacacacacaattttcaattcaatttagCTTTATTGGCATTTAGTTTTGCCAAAGCATTACAAAGTTGTTTCTATatagattttaaataaatatatataaatataataaaaaagatgcaaaaatacaataagtaaaagttaaaaaaagaagAGTCAAACATGTAAATACTAATAAATATTACATAGGGtggacaaaaagacacaaaatgaCATAACTATCTCTTATATTGTGAATGGCAGACACATATTTAGCGGCTTGTGTGGTTGTGTTGTCATCTTCTCCAAGTACATATGTGAGAttctaaaatgttttttgcaaattccagtTGCATTTTTTCTATTGAAGTGTTATCCCAATGGTGAAAATTTGTCATGGGTCCCCGTATTTCACATCCATATAGTAGTATTggttttttccaaattgtaattgGTAATTTTATTTGGCCGAATCACGATTTGATGGCATAAAATGCCCTCCGAGCCTTTTCACCCAATGTTTTTACAGCCAGACTCAATCCTCCAGATGCACT from Myxocyprinus asiaticus isolate MX2 ecotype Aquarium Trade chromosome 22, UBuf_Myxa_2, whole genome shotgun sequence includes the following:
- the nudt6 gene encoding nucleoside diphosphate-linked moiety X motif 6 isoform X2, translating into MIGAVVDESNGKVLVVQDRNKTKNAWKFPGGLSDLGENIGVTAVREVFEETGVRSEFRSLLSIRQQHNHPGAFGMSDMYLICRLSPLSFDINFCTQECLRCEWLDLAELVKTSETTPITSRIAKILLYGLEKGFHNIDLTMEELPAVYSGMFYQLYHRRLPES